Part of the Carassius auratus strain Wakin linkage group LG28B, ASM336829v1, whole genome shotgun sequence genome, GATAATGAATGATGAGCATGGTAAgattcttcttgttttttttttgtctgcaacAAATGAATGTTTAAACTGTAAATGCAAGACATTTGACAAAACATCAGAAAAGGTGCTGCACAAGCATTCAGATCTTCATGGGCTCTCAGGGCCAATGAAATATACTCTTATGTGtatcaccattaaaaaaaaaaggattttaattAAAGTTGCCAAAATATGAGCTAAGGATGTATACAACATTTGGTGGGAAGCAGCCACTTTAATGATGAAAACCCTGAAGTGCATTTAATTATGGGACTGTTGGCTTGAAATTGTGCGTGCTCTGTCTTAAGTGAGTAAGTTACCTGCAATATTTGGTGACAGAATGTGTAACATATATTCATGACTTATCACTTATTAACTTGCCATAAAATGCCTGCTGAAACACGTCCCAAAGGTATACGGTTAATGCATGTTTAACTCACTTCTTAACTTTCTGCTGGTGTTGCTGCAGACTAATGGGCTGATACTTTTGTGTTGATCAGGGATCCTGTTTTCCAATGGAGAAAACTGGAAAGAGATGCGACGCTTCGCTCTCAGCAACCTGAGGGACTTTGGGATGGGCAAAAGAGGAAGTGAAGAGAAAATCATAGAGGAAATTCAGTATCTGAAAGGAGAGTTTGATAAGTTTGAAGGTACAAGCTGAGAAACACACATGCAATCATGCTCTTAGTTTCTAAGATCCATTGAGAGACGGTTTGTTGTTTCCTCTTCACAGGGAAACCCTTCGACACGACACAGCCTGTGAACTACGCCGTGTCAAACATCATCTCATCTATCGTGTACGGCAGCAGATTTGAATACACAGACCCTCAGTTCACTGAAATGGTTGACAGAGCAAACGAAAACGTTCGGGTTGGTGGATCAGTTTCTATGATGGTAATTATGATTTATATGTTAACTAGAGttaataaaatgacaattataaaatttattattaacacacaTGGGACCTGTTTTGCAGTTCTGTATAAAGCACTCAAATTAAACTTAAACAGATCACACATTTACAGCagatttatttcacaatttttttaaagttaaaatctaAATATGCTATTAATTTACAATCATCAAATCTAAAATTTAGCATTAGCAACTTTTCGCGTGCACGCACACAAGGTCCTATGATATCCTGGTTCTTGGCTCATTGGCTCATGAACAGTTCAGTCAATTGTTAAAGCTCCAGTATGCgatttttgtaattgaccacaagagggcgcatttccaagaataacaaaggcgaagcttgatgacgctatgaagcaggtgaagatgggagatgtcgtttttaatgcgttttcaccatagcaatgtatctaaattggataaacgaatcatgatcacggatgaggtaatttattcgtttttgtattacctgtatgtctgatcgtattattttatgtcatcataattaatgaactgcaaggaacgtgaaatgttatactatatgtaacccctctctcccgggtcttctctgacgctcctcgcactcgctccgagtggggctcgaacccgggtcatcgtcatgggaggcggacgcactaacaaggaggctaaatggctacagccactagcgtctgggagtgaggtttacctgcacacactactcgctggcctccgttacatatattatcccgttacaacttacagctatttgttaaatgatttgttgggttaatgttgtgcagtgttacgtgtttatggttaatgccgtgttgtttaacgtgctcaaaccaatcattctaaaagtaaatttgaatgaacatttgcaagtaatgactaaatatatttttaacaacacatatccgattgtatttaattgtactgccataatctcggtcaccacacgtgctaaaaatccttaccttagtacaaagagcaatataactttgtttataagtgctattattgaaactgaaacagtccatttgccaaattatgttattttctcacaggtaacgttattgataaaaaaaaaatgctacagtgacagaatgtacaggcatgtggtgtaattcatatcttacttgtacaataacaaaacgttttactggcacttcaatactcgccaaagagtaatcgtgaatttctctgaaataaaaaatctttggagacttttgagatattgtaagtacacaactggaggaaatatatcacactgtgcaagttatttttggaattttttttacaaaattcctccatattggagctttaactggatcactctgaCTGGAATACTGAATCAAAACTTGAGAACAGCTGCAATCAAAACAATCCAATTGTCCAATAAATCATTCAGTGTGAATTGTTAAGTTAACTGAAATCAATCATGAAATCAtcgttcatgaatcagacatttCCCATCTAGGAGCGGATGTTGATATCTTTTGATAAAGTATAGATAATTCAAAATTTTACACAAATACATTAGCAAAATTTAAATACTATCTGCCACTGCTGTTTTGTAGAATGGCAAAAAACCTACCACAGATACTTGTGAAAGTGCATCTTAGATGAAAGTCACTCTTTCTAATCTATTTCTTGTCTCTCATTGTCCATTTCTAGCTGTACAACATATTTCCATGGTTGGGTCCattcctgaaaaacaaaaagattattATACACAATATTCTGCAAAACAGACAACAGATGATGAATTTGATCAATGGGCTTCTGGATACTCTGAATCCACAAGATCGCAGAGGATTTGTCGACTCTTTTCTCATCCGTAAACAGAGCGAAGAGGTACTcccttttttattcttattttttaaataagtctacTTTCATTTCGGGTTTAGAAGTAtattcatttgaataagtttTTTTGCTCAGTGAATAAATaatctaatatatttaaatggattGCATTTGACAGAAATCTGGCAAGAAAGACTCGTACTTTCACCAGGACAATCTTATGATGAGTGTGACAAATCTCTTTGTTGCTGGTACTGACACCACAGGAACGACTCTGCGCTGGGGTTTAATGCTCATGGCCAAATATCCTCATATACAGGGTAAAAACACAGTAATGTCAAgagttttcaaattttttttattaaatgatgtcCAAAggatgttttgtatttgtgtgcagATCGAGTTCAGGAGGAGATTGACAGAGTGATCGGTGGACGTCAGCCAGTGGTGGAAGACAGAAAGAAATTACCATACACAGATGCTGTGATCCATGAAACTCAAAGACTGGCAAACATAGTACCCTTGAGTCTACCACATGTCACCACCTGTGATGTTACCTTCAATGGATACTTCATCAAGAAGGTCCGTGTTACAGCTGGCTCATATACCGCAACATAAACGAGGCAAACAACCTATTTGTTAAACAATAAGCCAATTTATTGttacaaaacaagaaaacaatcaaacaatcTAAAGAAACTGATGTCTAGGGGGGTGGGGGGAAAATGCGTGTGGTAACTAAAGATGCAAATATTACTACCAatcaataaaaaggaaaaaaaacttaCAGACAAAAAGAtgtataagagagagagaaaaaaagtgagaGCCTTTTACTTTAAGGCGCACCAACATTTTATACTTAACCAAGTAGGTGACCGTAGCTTTCCCAATTTCGCACTTTGCCagatttaaagttaaagaggCCTCTGTCAAATGACAAAATAACTCTTTATAGGACTAGGTGATCTGCCCAATATGATCTAAACAAGACCACATCATCCAATAAGCCTCACAACCAAACAAACCAGACAATACCTTGTTAATAAGGCGCTGGAAGGTTACTGGAGCATTTCAAACTCCAAATGGCATGACACTGCATTGGAGGAAAAGGTCAAATTTGCTCACAAACTTAGCAGACCCCACCTGGTCCACACAATCTTCTATGTTGGGTAATGGAAAACAGTCGTGCTTAGTGATGGAATTTAGCTTACGATAGTCTGTACAGAATCTGTAGGATCCATCTCGCTTATTTACAAGAAGACAAGGTAAACTCCAAGCACTAAAACTGGGCTCAGCCAAGTTTTTAGCCAACAAATAAACAACCTCCCTTTTCAACAGTTCACGCATCCTAGGATTTACCCTATAATCATGCTGCTTAATTGGTGAAGCAGTAcccacatcaatatcatgttcaATTACTCTAGTGCAACTAGGCACATTGGAGAACAAGTTAGGAAAAGAATGCACTAACTTAAGAATGTCACTTTTCTCAGACAGAGTGAGATGGGGTAAATGACGGTCCAATTTTTCATACATCTCAGAATTATTCAATCGTTAATAACACCATGAGAAGACTGATTAATGCCGTTATCCCCGAAGTAATCCAAGGAGAACCTCTTTGAAGAGGAAGTCCCCTTCTCACTCCAATGTGAAGAATCATCTGACACTGTGGTTACCAACCCAACAGAAGATGTAAGAGGAAAATACGACTTTAACAGATTTATATGACAAACCTGTACTCCCTTGCATTGTTCTGGGGTTTTCAACAGATAATCCAGGGAGGCATTTAAGGAATGAATAAGGACCTGCAAGCTGGGCTTGAAAAAGGGTTATTTACAAGGGGCAACAAAGCTAATACTTGTTCTCTAACCCCAAATTCCAGAGATACTGCTTTTTTATCAAACAACCTCTCCATCTTACTCTGTGACTTCCCCAGTTTTCTCTGGGCAATTGCTCGAGGCTCATACAATTGATACTGAACACCACTAACATAATCCAGAAAATTTTTGGACGGTTCAGTGGGGATTCAGTTATCAGCAAGAACTGCAGTGGGACCACAAACTTCATGTCCAAATACCAATTCATTTGGACTATATCCAATACCCTCCTGCGTTGAAAATTCTCCCTGGAGACATTAAAAATAGAGAGCAAATGATCATCCGATACACCTTTCGGCTGAGAGACAAACTCCCCAGAAAAATAACCAGATGAGTCCGAAGTAATGTTGTCTGTTAAGGTCATACCAAATGGTTCACCTTCAACTGTCCCACCACCAGCTTCCTCTGAAAGACCACTCTTGCCTACATAATTTTCAAAATGAACAGGTAAAGTTTCCTCCATGATTACCTCACTGTCAGGGTCTAAAGAAACTTCACCTTCGCACACTCGGCGTGAAGATCGTACTCCAACAATGACATCACCGGTTACAAGATCAGAGCAAAGATGTACCTTATTTAAAGGAACTTTTAAGAAATTCTTTTTTATCCCCCTAATCAATACATCCTTCCCTGTTGCAGTCTGACCTGAGTGGAAGAACTCCCTCTAACAAGAAGGATTGTGCGGCTCCCGTGTCTCTCAGGATTTGCACAGATTTGTCCTGGGAGAGACACAATGCCAATAGTGATAAATGGAGCATACTCTATATAATCCTCTATCAGGAAAAGAAACTCTGTgagtcagaacaaattcatctgcCAACACAGCTACATTAGCTAAGGTCAGGACCTTCTGCTCATTCAAGGAAATAGATACAGACCCTTGGAACACAGTTTTTAAATTCTTCTACAAGAATCAACTCCCTCAACTGATTCAATTTTTCTACCTTCTAATACTATCTCTTTTTCCCGAGTGAATTCAACGCAAgtttatttttcaagttttttgtTACCCCAAAATCGATGACGATATACCTCGGGCACTAACTCATGCGCTCTCAAAATGGCgatttttacctttttaaaattttcaattatttttggaAAGAGAAGCAAGCACTTCCTGAGCCGTCCCTGTTAGAACTCACTGTAGAAGTAAAGTCTAGTCGTCTTCTGGCCATTTCAGAGAAGCAACTCTTTCAAATTGAGCTAAATCCTGTTTTTCCCAGTCCTTATCTTTTAAGGTTTCCCTCAAAAGATCATCTCTCGGTTTCAAACTGTGTTTGAGTTAAATCTCTCTGTACACCTGGGGACAATACAGTACTTTACCAAAACTAGTCTCATCTCTCATAACAAGAATTCCTTTGACTATTAACTGGCTTTTCACAGCTCTTAACAAGTCTTCCTTTCACTTCTTATGATTACTTGACAAAACAATAGCATGACTTTCTGCAAGTTCTAAAAGTTGTTCTTTGGTGCACCTAAAGTTCAACACTGAATTCCTCAGTCAAAGTCATTTTGAACTAGAATAAAAGATGAAGTGAAGGTTAGTTAATAAATTGACCCCAATAAATCCTAATAACcttctcttaaaaaataaagtgccAGAAAATATCCTAGACTTAAATGATTATTCAATATTGACATAACATTTCCTAGAGCCTAGCTCAATAAGTCCTCTAACACCAAGGTGTTTTATACTAACACTTTCAGTGGTTTAATTACTGATTGATTGAACATGTGGCCCAACTAACGTCTGCACTAATTAGCAGAGTCAACAGGGAAAAACAGAAAGATGTAACAGTCCATCAGAAGAATTTATATGTATAATGCCTAGTGATGATACCATGTGCATCCTGAAGATTAAGGTTTTGGTCTTTTCTCCAATTTTTAGGGCACCACTGTAATTCCTCTGCTGACATCAGTTTTGAAGGATCCAAGCGAATGGAAGAAACCAAACAACTTTTACCCAGAACACTTCCTTGATGAGAAGGGCCAGTTCGTCAAAAGAGATGCTTTCATGCCCTTTTCTGCAGGTAAAGTACATCTTCAGCTCAAGGTTGTAAATATGTCTTTAATATTCAGGGGACCAAAGCAATTTTAGATAAAAATGGTCTTTTCAGTTTCAGAGATTTAAAGGTTAAAGAATTTAAAGGGAATTAAGAGTAATAataaagacaaagaaagaaaaactgtaaaagaactAGAAATTATTAAGAATAATGCATTTGCACTATTTGtaagtagtatttttattttaacatatgcacaCATTCACTCCTAAGGCCAGAATATAACTTTTCGAATATACAGTAACTTGGAAAACATGTTGTGACTTTTTAATAACTATACTTTTGTgtcagtatttttaaatgttgatctCTTAATTTTAAATTTTGCACATCATAGTTTTGATCTTCATGTCATAACTAAGATTAACAGACATGATTGTTTTTTAAGTAACAGCTTTATCATAGTTCTTCTTTTGACATTAATACACCAAAAATTGTATTGAGAATAAAGTTAACCTACTTTCGGCGATTTGAATTTGATCAGTGACAGGACTTACTTTCAGACTTCAAATTGGGGCAAAAACCTGCACAAAAGTCGTGCAGCATAGCATATGCCTGATCAAAGGCTTAATTGTAGCTAAAAATATCCAGAATGGCTCCCTTAATGTTTGTTGTTTGATCACATACAATTATGAATTACACGAATCAGCGCTGTATAGAACAAAAATAGTAGTTTGCCTGACATATACTGTCGGTCGGCTAACATATTGtgaaaacagttacatttttattggTACTTATGTTTCTCTTCAATCGTACCTAAAGCGGTGCAATAGAGTTTGCGCTAGTCCTTAGTAAAGCCC contains:
- the LOC113067742 gene encoding cytochrome P450 2K1-like — encoded protein: MAFFESLLQFSSTGTLLGALLLLLVLYLLSTGSKSQKEGKEPPGPKPLPLLGNLLTLDLTRAFDTFFELSKTYGNIFQVSLGSKKTVVLVGYKTVKEALVNHAEEFGDRDIGPGFRIMNDEHGILFSNGENWKEMRRFALSNLRDFGMGKRGSEEKIIEEIQYLKGEFDKFEGKPFDTTQPVNYAVSNIISSIVYGSRFEYTDPQFTEMVDRANENVRVGGSVSMMLYNIFPWLGPFLKNKKIIIHNILQNRQQMMNLINGLLDTLNPQDRRGFVDSFLIRKQSEEKSGKKDSYFHQDNLMMSVTNLFVAGTDTTGTTLRWGLMLMAKYPHIQDRVQEEIDRVIGGRQPVVEDRKKLPYTDAVIHETQRLANIVPLSLPHVTTCDVTFNGYFIKKGTTVIPLLTSVLKDPSEWKKPNNFYPEHFLDEKGQFVKRDAFMPFSAGRRVCLGESLARMELFLFFTSLLQSYRFTTPPGVSGDELDLKGVVGVTLNPSPHKLCAIRRS